A genomic window from Eriocheir sinensis breed Jianghai 21 chromosome 9, ASM2467909v1, whole genome shotgun sequence includes:
- the LOC126996272 gene encoding uncharacterized protein LOC126996272 — MKTSCEKNRNVVLVFGFVVALCVTLYLHWPPNSEAGDFFSLKRDMGSPGNSKSLEESPLQSIKQETLPRSTVKEVGPLPLNMDQEDPALAAYIRSLIAPPSKLPYNLTNPKKEHFSQLSQTQFLMQRIFPNMKGGFFLEVGAADGELYSNTLYLERRMGWRGLLIEAFPDTYQQLLHKHRKAYSIQSALSLTNKSTEVKFR; from the exons ATGAAAACTTCGTGTGAAAAAAACAGGAATGTTGTGTTGGTATTTGGCTTTGTGGTGGCGTTGTGTGTCACTCTTTACTTGCATTGGCCGCCCAACTCTGAAGCGGGAGACTTCTTCAGTCTGA AGAGGGATATGGGCTCCCCTGGGAATAGCAAGAGCCTTGAAGAGTCCCCCTTGCAAAGCATCAAGCAAGAAACACTTCCAAGGTCAACCGTCAAGGAAGTGGGGCCCCTTCCACTAAACATGGACCAAGAGGACCCAGCGCTAGCGGCTTACATTCGTTCCCTGATAGCGCCCCCCTCTAAGCTGCCCTACAACCTCACCAATCCAAAGAAGGAACACTTTTCTCAGTTGTCACAGACCCAGTTCCTCATGCAGAGAATCTTTCCTAACATG AAAGGTGGCTTTTTTCTGGAGGTGGGAGCGGCGGACGGGGAACTGTACAGCAACACGCTCTACCTGGAGAGACGGATGGGATGGCGAGGCCTTCTGATTGAGGCATTTCCGGACACTTACCAACAGCTACTGCACAAGCACAGGAAGGCCTACTCCATCCAGAGCGCATTGTCCCTTACCAACAAGTCCACTGAGGTTAAATTCCGGTGA